A window of Streptomyces sp. NBC_01689 genomic DNA:
GTCGACGCCCAGTGGATGTTCGTGTTCATCGGCGCGGCCCCCCTCACGGACTGGCTGGAGGGTACGGTGCAGAGGGACACACGCGGATTCATCATGGCGGGACCCGACATGACCGTCGACGGGCAGCCGCCCGAGGGCTGGGAGCTGGACCGCCCGCCGTACCACCTGGAGACCAATGTGCCCGGCGTGTTCGTGGCCGGGGACGCGCGTGCCGAGTCCGCGAAGCGGGTCGCTTCCGCGGTCGGAGAGGGAGCCATGGCCGTCATGCTCGTCCACCGTTATCTGGAGCAGTCGTGAGCGGGCGGCCGCTGCCGTGCGACAAGAGCGAGCTCGGCTCGCTGTTCCTCTTCGAGAAGCTGGACCAGGACCAGTTGGAGCGGCTCTGCCAGGAGGGCAGGGTGGAGCTGTTCGACCCCGGTCCGGTCTACACCGAGGGTGACGCGGCCACCTGCTTCTTCGTGCTGCTCCAGGGCACCGTCGTGATGTCGCGCCGGGTCGCCGGCGACGACGTGGAGATCAGCCGCAGCTCCCAGCGCGGGGTGTACGCGGGCGCCATGCAGGCCTATCTCAACGGTCCGGACCAGTCGTTCTACAAGGGGTCGATGAGGGTCACCGAGCCCTCCCGCTTCTTCGTCCTGCCCGCCGAGGTCTTCGCGGCGGTCCTGCGGGACTGGTTCCCGATGGCCGTCCATCTGCTGGAGGGGCTGTTCTTCGGCAGTCAGAACACCCAGCGGACCATCGGCCAGCGCGAGCGGCTGCTCGCGCTCGGCTCGCTGTCGGCCGGTCTGACGCACGAGCTGAACAACCCGGCCGCGGCGGCGGTACGGGCCACCTCCACCCTGCGCGACCGGGTGGCCCACATGCGGCACAAGCTCGGCGCCATCGCCGCGGGCCCGTACGCCCGCGACACCCTGGAGACCCTCATCGAGATCCAGGAGCGCACCGCCGAACGGGTCGCCAAGGCCACGCCGTTGAGCCCGCTGGAGGCGTCCGACCGGGAGGACGCGCTCGGTGACTGGCTGGAGGACCACGACATCGCCGGTGGCTGGCAGCTCGCGCCGACGTTCGTGCAGGCGGGGCTCGACACGGACTGGCTGGACCAGGTCGCGGCCGCCGTGGACGACGAGACCCTCGAAGGCGCCGTGCGGTGGCTGAACTACACGGTGGAGACCGAGCTCCTCATGAACGAGATCGAGGACTCCACGACCCGTATCTCGCACCTGGTGAACGCGGCCAAGC
This region includes:
- a CDS encoding ATP-binding protein — translated: MSGRPLPCDKSELGSLFLFEKLDQDQLERLCQEGRVELFDPGPVYTEGDAATCFFVLLQGTVVMSRRVAGDDVEISRSSQRGVYAGAMQAYLNGPDQSFYKGSMRVTEPSRFFVLPAEVFAAVLRDWFPMAVHLLEGLFFGSQNTQRTIGQRERLLALGSLSAGLTHELNNPAAAAVRATSTLRDRVAHMRHKLGAIAAGPYARDTLETLIEIQERTAERVAKATPLSPLEASDREDALGDWLEDHDIAGGWQLAPTFVQAGLDTDWLDQVAAAVDDETLEGAVRWLNYTVETELLMNEIEDSTTRISHLVNAAKQYSQLDRAPYQVVDVHELLDSTLMMLAGKMGSGIKVTKEYDLSAPRIPAYPGELNQVWTNLIDNAASAMDGEGTLTVRTAHDHDQLLVEFRDTGPGVPAEIRDRIFDPFFTTKPVGEGTGLGLDISWRIVVNKHHGSLQVQSVPGDTRFQVRLPLTAADTETPEEAS